One segment of Panicum virgatum strain AP13 chromosome 1K, P.virgatum_v5, whole genome shotgun sequence DNA contains the following:
- the LOC120650174 gene encoding nucleoside diphosphate kinase 2, chloroplastic-like isoform X1, which produces METMAVLARTAPPLAGTGRRPSAAVRPSAFLSFAAASTGTRGRVARGLSTTTVGSGSAARARAVPRGIVASSEVEQSYIMIKPDGVQRGLVGEIISRFEKKGFLLKGLKLFQCSKDLAQEHYKDLKDKPFFPTLIDYITSGPVVCMAWEGDGVVASARKLIGATNPLQAEPGTIRGDLAVQTGRNVVHGSDSPVNGKREIDLWFKEGELCQWESVQTPWLVE; this is translated from the exons ATGGAGACCATGGCCGTGCTCGCTaggacggcgccgccgctcgccgggacCGGGCGCCGGCCCTCCGCCGCGGTGCGGCCGTCGGCTTTCCTCTCCtttgccgccgcctccacggggACCCGCGGCCGGGTTGCGCGTGGGCTGAGCACGACGACGGTGGGGAGTGGGAGCGCGGCCAGGGCTCGCGCCGTTCCGCGCGGCATCGTTGCCTCCTCG GAGGTTGAGCAAAGTTACATTATGATAAAACCTGATGGTGTTCAGCGTGGCCTG GTTGGGGAGATCATTTCTCGCTTTGAGAAGAAAGGCTTTTTGTTGAAGGGCTTAAAGCTTTTTCAGTGTTCAAAGGACTTGGCTCAG GAACATTACAAGGATTTGAAAGACAAACCTTTCTTTCCAACTCTGATTGATTACATAACTTCTGGCCCTGTTGTTTGCATG GCCTGGGAGGGTGATGGTGTTGTTGCATCAGCTCGCAAATTAATTGGAGCTACTAATCCCCTTCAAGCTGAACCAGGAACCATAAGGGGTGATCTCGCAGTTCAAACAGGAAG GAATGTTGTTCATGGAAGTGATAGTCCTGTTAACGGCAAGCGTGAAATCG ATCTGTGGTTCAAAGAAGGCGAGCTCTGCCAATGGGAATCTGTTCAAACACCTTGGCTTGTAGAGTGA
- the LOC120650174 gene encoding nucleoside diphosphate kinase 2, chloroplastic-like isoform X2: protein METMAVLARTAPPLAGTGRRPSAAVRPSAFLSFAAASTGTRGRVARGLSTTTVGSGSAARARAVPRGIVASSEVEQSYIMIKPDGVQRGLVGEIISRFEKKGFLLKGLKLFQCSKDLAQAWEGDGVVASARKLIGATNPLQAEPGTIRGDLAVQTGRNVVHGSDSPVNGKREIDLWFKEGELCQWESVQTPWLVE, encoded by the exons ATGGAGACCATGGCCGTGCTCGCTaggacggcgccgccgctcgccgggacCGGGCGCCGGCCCTCCGCCGCGGTGCGGCCGTCGGCTTTCCTCTCCtttgccgccgcctccacggggACCCGCGGCCGGGTTGCGCGTGGGCTGAGCACGACGACGGTGGGGAGTGGGAGCGCGGCCAGGGCTCGCGCCGTTCCGCGCGGCATCGTTGCCTCCTCG GAGGTTGAGCAAAGTTACATTATGATAAAACCTGATGGTGTTCAGCGTGGCCTG GTTGGGGAGATCATTTCTCGCTTTGAGAAGAAAGGCTTTTTGTTGAAGGGCTTAAAGCTTTTTCAGTGTTCAAAGGACTTGGCTCAG GCCTGGGAGGGTGATGGTGTTGTTGCATCAGCTCGCAAATTAATTGGAGCTACTAATCCCCTTCAAGCTGAACCAGGAACCATAAGGGGTGATCTCGCAGTTCAAACAGGAAG GAATGTTGTTCATGGAAGTGATAGTCCTGTTAACGGCAAGCGTGAAATCG ATCTGTGGTTCAAAGAAGGCGAGCTCTGCCAATGGGAATCTGTTCAAACACCTTGGCTTGTAGAGTGA